The nucleotide window AAACCGTAGTGTTCACTTCCGGGACCATGACAACTTTCGCATTGTATGTTTGCTAATTTCATTGCGTCCGGATATTGATTCATCATCAATTCATATACACCAGGATACAAGGTATCTGGAAAAACAAAACCAAAATCATCGAAGCCATTGTTTGAAGCATTAGGATCATAGCCGGTTGTATGGCATGAGATACAGCTTGATGAATAATGATCGCTTAATGTTCCATCAAGACCTCGTTCTAACATGGAAGAGTGCCCGGTCAACTTCCAATTATCAAATTTATAATCGAATGGTTCATTGTTGTGGCAGACTACACAGTTAACAGTTCCGTTTTCAACTCCGACAAATAAGCCTGCGTTGATTGTGATAGTTTGTGTTAATGCTCCATCCGAAAACTGAATTTCATATTTCCCTGCAACATCTGGAGTAAACACTCTTATCTGAGTTGTATCATTTAAATTAAGCAAGTCGCCAAGTTCAGCACTTGATCCTACCGGTTTGGAGAGCAATGTCCAGGTAGGTGTATTAAATACTGTATCAACAACTTGCCCTTTAAGAAACATTTTAGTTTGAACGCCAACATTCATTAAACCATTGTACGCGCTTGTGAATATATCCATTGTATCCACAGCAGCGTCGCGAGGAGAGATTCCATACGTTTCCAGTTTAAGAGATTGGGAGAATAAAAAGCTACCGTTTACCAATACTATCAGTAAAGCAAGTAGTAATTTGTTTTTCATTATTTCGCCTTTCATATTAATTAATTTGAACACTTGATTTATTTAATTTTATTACAGATTGTACAGCCTGGATTAATTCATTAGGCTGAATTGGTTTTAATGCGTAGTAGTAAACACCGATCTGGCTAATTTCTTTCCCCAATTCCAGCCCTTCGTTTGAGGTGATAAAAATAATTTTGAAATTTTTATTGATGTCTTTTAAAGATCGGATTATCCGAACAGAATTCGGATTTAGAAAATCATCATCAATGATCATAAGCGAAGGATGAATTCTGTGCACACTTGAATGAACCTCCAATGGATCGTGAGTATCTGAATTTATGAATAATTCATTCTCAGTTCCATGGGTATTCTGCTGAATCAATTCGATTATTTGACGGTCATTTGTTATTAATAGTATTTTCATCGCTTTTATTATGCAATCGTAATGCCAATAAGATTTTAAAATGATTCTTATTAGTTGGGCTGTTGCATGATTAAAAGGTTTATTTAAGTAAAATAATCGCTCTATAAGTTTTTAAATGATTGAAATTTAGATATTTCAATTTGTGAAAGTGAGATATTTTTGTCTCGATGCGACAAGAATGGGATAGTAAATTTTTTAAAATTTAATTGATTGAGAAATGACAATGCACCTGACTTTACTTTTAAACGCTCGATGGATTATTCTTTTAAAAAAGGATTAAGTTATTCCTAACAATTATTTAATTTTTAATTGATAATTTTTAAGTTGTATGAAATACTTGCTCAAGTAAAAATTTTCAAATTTCATGGTGCATTAATATTTCTAAAGGGATATAAATCATATGATCCATTCGGTGAGAGGTAAGTTTATACTTTTTTCTACTTTATTCATCACTCTTAGTGTTGGGGTTCCTTTATTTTTCCTGGTTAATCAGATTGATAAAAACTTCGAACAGCGCTCAAAAGCTATGTTGATGACCACTTTGGATATGCTTCATTATGGTTTGTATCATGTGATGACAATCGGTGAACATAAAGATGTTCAGGGAATTGTTGATGGAATATCTTTAAATACGAGTATAAAAAATTTAAGATTGTACGATCACTCAGGTAAAATACTTTATTCATCCAATCAAAAAGAAATCGGAACCAACATAAACACGATTGATCCGAAACATGCTTATTTCGGGGAAAGTGAAGAATGGAAAATTAAGTTCTTAAAGAAGGAAGGGTCATATTCAGCTTCTGAACCCTTGCTTAATAAAGAACTTTGCCAGAATTGTCATGGAGATAAAAAAGTAATAGCCTTTATTGATGTTGATGCAAATTTAACAAAAGCCGAACTACAATTTAATACGGGCGTTACTCACATAATTTTTCTGGGGATAGCAGTCACCCTCCTTTTAATCTCGGGGCTTTTTATCATCTTTAATAAATTTGTAAACACACCGATTAAAAAATTTACTGCTGCATTAGACGAAGTTGGACGAGGAAATTTATCGCTCAAATTGGATGATCAAAAGTCCGATGAATTTGGGACGTTGCACAAAGACTTTAATTCAATGGTGACTACAATCAGAGATTCAAAAACAAAACTTGAAGAAATGCACCTTGAACAGCTTCAGCGAACCGATAAACTCGTCACACTTGGCGAACTTACTTCTGAAACCGCTCACGAAATAAATAATTTTTCAGCCATAATTATGTCACGCGTTGATTATTTAGCTCTTGCCTTTCAACAAGATAATAATCTAAAAAAATACTCCGAAGATTTAGAAGTGATACTTAAACAGATTAATAACATTAATCATATTACCGGTAATATTCTTAAACATAGTAAGCAATCTTCCAAATCGAACGAGGCAATTGATCTTCTAAAAGTTATTGATGAAAGTATTTCGTTATTAAATCCATTGATAAGAAAGAAAGACATAAAACTGATTAAAAAATATGATGTCTCCAATTCCTTGATAAATGGAAATTCACTGTTATTAGAACAGGCATTTACAAACTTGATTCTTAACTCTCTTGATTTTCTAGAAAAGGATGGTGAAATAATAATTTCGATCAGAGAAGTAACTGATGATAAACTTTTAGAGTTAACAATCAGTGATAATGGATGTGGCATTGAAGAAAAATATCTTGACCAAATATTCTCGCCGTTTTTTACCACCAAGACGAAAGAGCGCGGCACAGGGCTTGGTCTGTATATCGTAAAAAAGATTTGCGATAAACATAACGCTTCAATCAAATGTTCTTCGGTGTTTGGCGGCGGTACTACTTTTACAATCATATTTAAAACAAGATGGTAATTTTATGAATGAAATTTTGATCATTGATGATGAAGAGGAAATGCTTACAAGCTAAAAAAAATTCTTTCCTTTAAACCCGAATACAGCCTCACCCTTTTGAATGATTCCAACGAAGCAATAAAAATAGTTCAGAGCAAAAAATTCGATCTTATAATAACTGATCTTAAAATGAAAGGAGTTACCGGGTTAGATATTCTTCGTGCAGCCAAGAATAAATTTCGTGATTCAAAAGTGATTATGATTTCCGGTTACGGTACAATTGAAGCAAGTGTACAGGCAATTAAGGATGGTGCAATTGATTTTTTGGAAAAGCCTTTTACTTCCACAAAATTATTTGATTGTATAAATAACGCTTTAGACAAAGACATTTCATCCTCAAAAGATTCTGACGATGAGAGTGGTGATCAGAAAAATATCGAAGGGATTATTTATCAAAGCAAAAAGATTGATGAATTAATAACAGTCATTAAGCGAACAGCTTCTGAAAATGTTACAATTCTATTAACCGGCGAAAGCGGTACAGGCAAGGAATTATTTGCCCGCGCAATTCATAATCTAAGTCCGCGAAAGAAAAATCCTTTCGTACCTGTTAACTGCGGCGCACTTCCGCCCGAGCTTTTTGAAAGTGAATTATTCGGACACGAACGGGGGGCTTTTACCGGTGCAGTTAAAACAAAACTTGGACTCCTAGAATTTGCAAACTCCGGCACATTCTTTTTTGATGAGATTGGCGATTTGAATCATCCGCTTCAAATAAAATTGCTCCGGATGCTTGAGGAAAGAAAAATACGAAGGGTGGGCGGGCAAAATGAAATTGAGATTGATGTGCGCATAATTGCAGCGACGAATAAAAATCTCGAGAAGGAAGTTGCCGAGAAAAGATTTCGTGAAGATTTATATTACAGACTCGATAGCATCAGGATAAATATTCCCCCCTTAAGAGAACGTCAGGAAGATATTACTCCTCTTGCAAATCATTTCATTAATAATTATTGTATTCGTGATGATAAGCAAGCAAAATATTTTTCACAGGATGCAGAAGCAGTTCTGAAAAATTATTCCTGGCCTGGAAATGTTAGAGAATTACAAAATGTAATCAGCAGAGTTTATTATCTAAGTTCGGGTGACACAATTCAGAAGGACGATCTTCCGGTCAACATGGTTGATGCACAACAAAGTATCAAAAGTGAATTCCTCACACTTCAATATAAAGACGCTAAAGATGCTATCACTGAAAAATTCGAATTAGAATTTCTCACCTATCATCTTAAAAAAAATAACGGAAACATTTCTAAAACTGCCGATGCCTGCGGACTCGATCGCCGTTCGATTCATCGTTTAATAAATAAGTATAATATTATTTATAAAGAAGAAGAGTAGTAAGCCGGATATTCCAATTTCATTTCTTCTAATAGCTAAATCACCTTTGTTAAATGTGAAGGGTAAAAAATTATACTTCAGTATAAAATTTATATTTCCCTGCATCCCAACTTTGCCGCCATGGATTGAAAACATGGCAGCAAAGTTGTGAACTTTGCTTCTGTAATCAGAACTTGGACGGTAAAGTTGAGAACTTTGCCAGCATGGTTCAGAACTTTGCGAACAATATTGGGAACAAAACGCTTTGTTTGAAAACATGACGCCATGGATTGAAACCTTGCCATTCTACTTTGCATCCAGGCAAGTTTTTTTTAGAACTAAGCGGGCAAAGTTCAGGAAATTGCCGCCAAAGTTGAGAACTTTGCTGGCAATGGTGTCAAATTGTGCGATTACGAGCGAATTTTAAAGGGTAATGGTGCCGTGGAAGAAGTAAATTTTGGCAGGTTAAGAGCAATTTTTATGGCGGATATCAAGACAATGAAACAGTTGTCCATAAATATTATATGATATGAATAAGTTTAAAACCCAAATTTTATCTGCACTCATCTCTTCAATTACCTTTCCGCCAAGTGGAATTGAAAGTTGATTGCTGTGCCTTTTGTATTTTTTCAGCAGCGGTAAGTAAACAATAACCGGTTTTGTTTTTGAGGCAACCCACTCCCCTCCTCTAAAAGCAAAGTCACTTTTTACTTTTTCAAGACACTTAATGATTATAGAAAATATTCATTAATATAAAGGAGCGACAAATGTTTCAGCAGCGATTTTTTTTGATCTTAGCGCAAACACTTTTCTTATCTTTCATAATTTTTTATGCGGGATGTGAAAGTAATACCGAACCGACTTCAACAACGTCACAAAATTTTTCACTCAGTCTTAAGACTCCGGTTAATACTCCAAAGCAAAATGGTGATGTCCTTATGATTGATGAAGCAAAAATTCTTGTGCGTGATTTAAAACTAATATCATCGCAAGGTGATGATTCAATGAGCGTCGAAATAGGACCTTTTGTACTCAACCTAAATCTTTCGGGTTCATTAAACACTTACTCTTTTAATAATGTAACAACTAATTTGTACAAAAGTGTAAAGTGGGAAATTCATAAACCTGAAGACAATGAAATACCACCCGATCCCGAATTCAGAGATGGTGAAAGCGGTAATCAAAGATATTCTGTAATTGTTAAAGGAACTTTCAACGGAGCTTTGTTTGTATATAAGTCAACAAAAACTTCTCATCAGATAATTGATTTTCCAACTCCAATTGAAATCAGTTCTGATCAAGCCATTAACGTTACTTTGATAGTTGATCCATACAGTTGGTTCAATGACGATGGTGTTGTATTAGATCCAAATGATAACAGTAATGAAAATGATATAGATAACTTGATTGCGAGTTCATTTAAAGATGTATTCAAAGATTTTAATCGTGACGGTAACCCCGACTGAGTGTTAAAATTTTCATTTCAAGCCCCGCGAAACGGGGCTTTTTTGTTTTAAACGAAACATAAATTTTTATGAGAAGTGAAAATGATTGGAAGTTATTGAACCCATAATCTATTTAGCGAAAAATAGAATTTTATAAAATGATGATATATTAATTACAATCGCCTTGTCCCTTTTTATTAACTCGGATTACTTATTATTAAAAGCAATTATTGAGTGCAAGCTTAAACATCAGTTGACACAAAAGCTGCCATAACCTGCTCGCTTTAAGAAGAATACATTTATTATTTGGTAGTTGAATTACTAAAAGGGTGAGCTATTTCTGTTCTGATATTTGATATAGACAATCGTTTGATGCGATAAAGTTATTTCGATTTTGAAAGTTCTTGTTCCTTAATTAATTATTCAATAACAAAAATGTTCGGAGGTCCTATGAAGTCCTTTCTTTCTCAACAGTCGTTCAGAACTTTAGCTTTAGTTTTCGCTTTAGTTCTGTCAGTCTTTTCCTTAGAGGTTCAGGCACAAAATGATAATGTCTCTGTTTCAATAAACACACTTATTGATCAGGGGGGTTCATCAATGAACTATGAACTCACATTAGAAAACAGGGGTACGGTTAACGAAAGTTTCGATATGTGGATTGTTGTCACCGGTCCAAATGGTTACAATGATTTAGTAATGAATCGTCACTTTAACTTTAGACCCGGTAGAATTATTATCAGAACCAGACCTTATATGATTCAAGGTGCCGATCTCGGTATTTTTACATTCACTATCAATGCCGGAACATTTGCTACCGGAACCCTTATTGATACTGACTTTGATACTTACACCAGAACTTCTGTAAGTGCCAATGAAGTACAAATCAATAAAGATATTGATTTAACAGGCGTTCCTGATAAAATGATGCTCGTTGCAAACTACCCCAACCCTTTCAATCCTTCAACAACGATAAGTTATGGATTGAATGAAGATGCGAATGTTTCCATAATTATTTACAATGCATTAGGACAGGAAGTAACTACATTGATAAACACTCAACAGACAAAAGGATTCCATAGTGTAGTTTGGAACGGTAGAGACAACTCCGGTAATCAAGTTACAAGCGGAATTTATTTCTACAGAATGATCACAGGAAATTTTGTTGAAGTCAAGAAGATGCTACTGAATAAATAATATTCTTTTTTTGTGTTAGTTCTATCAGGATTAAAGCATTAATAACTGTTTGCTTCATAAGGCAGTCATAACTGGCTGCCTTTATTTTTATTAATTGAGACTTCTGAAAAATTAAGTTTGTAAAACCCGCATGGGAAAAACGAGTTGAAGTGACATTTGCTTTGAACGTTTTTATCGCTAATTTTTAATATAGTTGTTGCTACTTTAGGCGGGAATGGCTTTATATTCATAATTAAAACAAAGCAAAAAAAAGACAACTAATTAAGCATAAACATTGTCTCTTTTTTCAATGTTCAGCTACTAATTCAAAAAACAATTTTAAAACAAAGGGAAAAATTTATGCGAAATCTTATAGCAGTTACATTCATATTTTTTACAATTATAACCTATGGACAGGTTAGTATTGATTGGGTTCAATTTACGAGAGGTGTTTCAATCGCAACGGATAATACAAACAATGTTTACACGGTGGATTATGACTACAATCCTGCAGGTGATATAACATTAACCAAACGAGACACTGATGGAAATTTCCTTTGGTCGGCGAAGTACGATCAAATAGATAATACAAAATGGGAAAAAGCAACATGGGTTGCTGTAGATAATTTAGGAAATGTTTATGTCAGCGGTACATTGATGTCAGGATATTCTAACCCGGTAAATGCTGCCTCAATTTTAATGAAGTTTGATCCGATTGGGAATTTATTATGGCGCAACGTTTATGAAAATTCATTCGATGGATCATACACAAAAAAATGTCTGATTGACACCGATAACAATATTTACGTTTTAGGAATGGGAAGCGGTCCAGCCGGATATGTTACTAAGGTGAAAAAATTTACGCCAGATGGTTTAGCCTTATGGACTTATTACGACGCTGATGGAATTGGTGCGCCGATCAACTTCAAATTCACACTTGATAATAGTATTGTGATCTCCGCAAGGGGAATTATAGGCAGTGTCAACGGTTATGCGAAAATTAACAAAGACGGAAATAAATTATGGAGTTTCCCAGGTGTAAACAGTTTAACTATTGGTGACCTGGCTGGTGACGATTTTGGTAATACTTATTTAGTTCATACCGAAGATGTAATTAATGGCGGAACTACTGTAAAAAATTATCCCCGACTGGAGCGCTTATCTGGGAAAATAATTATACTTTAGCCGGTTTCCGTGTAGAGGTTGGAACTGATAATTTGCCCGTCGTTTGTGGTTTCCCGAATCAGAATTCCGGAGGTTCATCCTTTATAAAAATAGATGGTAACGGCAACACTGTATGGTTTAATCCCGATGCAGATGGAACTTATGCATTGCTTTTACATGCACAATTAATGATGGATCAGTACAATAATATTTATCTGGCTGCAGGCACTTTGTTCGAAATGGCAGTATGTAAAGTAAACAGTGATGGAACATCTGCTTACACAATTACAACATCAGGAAGTTATGCTAATGCTTTCACACTCGGAAATGATTACTCAGTTTATGTTGTGGGAGGAACAACTGCAAAGATTAATCAAACAATTCCGATCTCAACAGTTATGCATGTTGGAGCACAAACTGTTACCCGGGAGTTGTCCGGCAGAGCTAAATACCGTGGTGTTGATCAGGTTTTAGTTTTGGATGAAAATAATCAACCGGTTGCAGGCGTTACTGTAAGAGCTAATTATACCGGACCTACAAATGGAAGAACTTCTGCTGTAACAGGGGCTGATGGAATTGCAATCCTTTATAGCAAGTTTATGCGGAATCCAGTTGGAACTTGGTGCTTCGAAGTAATCAGTCTAACTAAGTCTGGATTTACATACGATCCAAATGGTAATGTAATTACAACTCAATGTGAATCCGCTGAAGTTTTAACTAAAGAAGAAATTGAAATAAATGATTATAATCTGGAAGCATATCCCAACCCTTTCAATCCTACAACTACTATTTCTTTCTCCCTACCTGAAACGGGATATACATCATTGAAAGTATATGATATACTTGGTAATGAAGTGGCAGATTTGGTTAATGAAGTAAAGGATGCCGGGATTTATAAAGTTCAGTTTGACGGCAGCAACCTTTCAAGCGGTGTATATGTCTATCAGTTACAAACCGGAGATTATATTGCTACCAAAAAGATTCAAATGATAAAATAATTAATTAAAAAAACAGGGAGATATTAATGTCACAAATTCACAAGTTGATTATCGTCTTACAAATATTTCTAATTACAGGATCACTGCTTGCCCAACCCGAATATTCCTGGCGTTATTATAACACTGGAAATACAGGGATTCAGGGCGATTATGTTGAAGCAATATGGGTTGATCACGATGGTGATCCATACATTGCCGGTTATACCCCAGGTTGGGAAGAAGGAGGTTTTGCAAAATATATTCAATCAGAAAATAGGTGGATTAATTATTCCAATGTTGACTACCCAATAATTGGAGATATTAACGATGTAGGTTCATCTCGAATAAGTGACATAGAGGAAGATGCTAGTGGAATACTATGGATGGCTACATGGCGCGGAATATTAAAATTTGATCCCGCAGTTGGTGCAAGTTCATTGGAGTTTTTTGGCGCAGATAATTCCTTGCATCCCGGCGGTAGAACGATTGATTTAGCAATTGCACCTGATGGATCAATTTGGGCGGCGGTATTATCTGTGACATGGGGGGGCGGCGGTCTAGTAAATTATAATCCGTCAACAAACTTATGGCGTTACTGGTACTATGGATCTACAGCTAACAACTGGCCAAGTAATATAGGTGTGTGTGAAAATATTTCGATACAGGAAAAACCTTCCGGTGGCTACATTGTGTGGATAGATGGTGAAGGTTGGAATACTATGATTACTTTTGATAGTGATACGCAGCTATTTACATTATTGCCGCAGAATCTTGACCCCGGAGAGGTTGTTTCTTTGCCTGGGAATAAGTGTACTGATTCGGCAAATAATTTATGGGCGCTTAGGTATACAGGCACAGCGAGTATTTATTCACTCGATTACAGAACCCCTGCTGGTGATTGGATCACACCATCTCAACCTCAATCAAGTTCTGAAAACGATATCTATGCATTTAAAGCTTATGAGAACGGTAAGGCTCTGCTTATTGATGGGAATAGTAATGTCTGGCAATTTAACGGTACCTCATGGCAAAACTTTGGCATCTGGCGGGAAGGTGGTTTTTCTTACGGGTTAGATATTGACGCTGACGGGAATGTCTGGGCAAGCGGAATTGGTGGTGCTGCAAAAAGAGATGTACAAACAGGTATTTGGCAGCGCTATCGAATAACGAACTCCTCACAAATTACATACTGGGTCGAAGACATTGCAATTGATACGGATGGCAGTGTTTGGATGGCAGGAAATGCTGGGCCCGGAGTTGGTGGGTTTGAAAAATTTGATGGTATTAGATGGATTGGTTTTAATAATGAAAACTATGGTTTAGGTTATCCTTTCCCTTTCCCGACTGATAACACAGAAGTTATTTACTATCGTTCGTCAAATAGTGAAATAATTGTCAACCCAATGTATAACTATTTACATACATGGGATGGCAGTAACTATACATCACTAAATTATCCATTGGATCGTTCTAAAGGTGTCGTTGAAGATTCACAAAACAGATTGTGGAGTCTTGGTGAGTACTACAATCTTTCTTACTATAATGATGCAGGCAACAACTGGACTGCTGTTCCTTTCATGGGATGGGGTGCGAACATCATGAAAGATTCAGATAGACCAGGAACAATTTGGGCTTGCTCGGGTTATCAGGTTTTAAGAACTGATGGAACATATAATTTTTCAAAAGTAGTAGATGATTTTTCTGAGTTAAATCCGCAAAGTGATTTCCTAACCACAGTCGTTCCTTTGCTTGGAGGGTTTGCCTGGGTTGGGACTAATCAAGGGCTTGCAAAAGTAAATACAAACGACGGTACTTATCAGTTTTACGCACCGTCAAATTCACAAATTCCTGGAGAAAGTATTACTCCACTTGCAGTAACACCCGACGGCCGATTATGGTTTGCAAACTTTGGAAGTACAACAACTTCAACTTACGGCTTGTGTTGGTTTGATGGAACAGAATTTGGAATTTTTCCACAACAGCAAATTGGGGGTTTGCCACATGCTCAGATTTATGATCTTGAAGTAAAAAACATTCAGGATGGATATGAATTATGGATCAGTTGTGCTAGCAGGGGTGCTGCTGTCTTAACAATATTAGGAACGGTAATTCCTGTCGAGCTTTCTTCTTTCGAAGTAAATTTGGATGACAAAAACGTCCAACTTTTTTGGCAAACTGCAACTGAGACAAATAACTCAGGCTTTGTGGTTGAAAAAAGTCAAATGTCAAACGTCAAAGCTCAAATGGATTGGAATGTAATTGCTTTTGTTCCAGGCTTTGGTACGACCACCGAACCGAAGAGTTATTCCTTCATTGATGAAAATCTTTCGGCAGGAAAATATCAATACAGATTAAAACAAATTGATTTTGATGGTAGTTATGATTACTCATATGCTATTGAAGTTGAAATAACTACACCAACTGAATTTTCACTTGAGCAGAATTATCCCAACCCATTCAATCCTACAACCACAATTTCTTTCTCCCTCCCTGAAACGGGATATACATCATTGAAAGTATATGATATACTTGGAAATGAAGTAGCAAATCTGGTTAATGAAGTAAAGGATGCCGGGATTTATAAAGTTCAGTTTGACGGCAGTAACCTTTCAAGCGGTGTATATGTCTATCAGCTGCAAACCGGAGACTATATTGCTACCAAAAAGATTCAAATGATAAAATAATTAATTTAAAATACAGGGAGATATTAATGTCACAAATTCACAAGTTGTTTATCGTCTTACAAATATTTCTAATTACAGGACCACTGCTTGCCCAAGCCGAGTATTCCTGGCGTTATTATCGGCCAGGCAACACCGGTATACAAGGGGATCAGGCTACAGCCATTTGGATTGATGAAAATGGTGACCCATATATAGCAGCTAGCACTGGTAATTGGGGCGAAGGCGGGTTTGCAAAATTTAGCCAATCAGAAAACAAATGGGTAAATTACTCAAACGTTGACTTACCAATACTAGGCTCATTTGATAATGGGGAGGTTCAAATTTTAGATATCATAGAGGATTATGATCAAAATCTTTGGATGGGTAATTTTACCGGGGCACTAAAATTTAATCCCCAGATTGGTATATCATCAATTGAAAAATTTGATCCTAACAATTCAGAGTTGGACGGATTTACTTATGACATTGATTTAGCACCTGACAGCACCATCTGGTTTACGAGTGGTGGTCTTGTTCGTTTTAATCCTAAAAATGAAGAGTGGACTTATTTTCCAGGTGGCAATACTCGAATAGCCATACAACCTAAATCGGACGGCAGTTATTTAGTTTGGTCTGCCGATACATATTTTGGATTTGTGTTTACTTATAACAGTGCGACAAACCAATTATCATATTATACACCTTCGGCAGTTGGAGACATTGCGGGGTTACCGGGAAAAGATTGTGTAGATGACACAGGAAATTTTTGGTCTTTACGAATGTCAGACAATGGTGATTGGGAGACACTCGAATATCAACGCCCCGATGGAGTTTGGGTTTTTCCTACCCCACCGTACATAAATGTAAGTTTTTATATTGATGCATTTAAAGCCTTTGGAAACGGCAAAGCTCTCTTAGTTACTACTTCTGGTGAGACTTGGATGTTTGACGGCTCAATCTGGAATAATTTTGGGACATGGCGACCGGGCGATTTTACTCTCTCTGTTGATGTTGATCAACAGGAAAATGTCTGGGTTTGTGGAATTGAAGGAGCTGCAAAACGTGATGCTGTGACAGGTAACTGGCAGCGTTATAGAATAACCAATACTTCTCAGCTTGATTATTTCGTACAGGATATTTCCTTAGATAGCGAAGGAAATGTTTGGATGACTGGAAACGCAGGAACTGGTATTGGCGGGTTTCAAAAATTTGATGGTACAAACTGGATAGGCTTCAACCAATACACTTATGGCTTGGGATATACTTTCCCTTATGATGCAGACAATACCCAGGCAATTTATAGAAGGCCTGTAAACGGAGATGTTGTCTTCAATCCGACATTCCATGGAATCCATGCCTGGAATGGAGTTGATTTTTTTGCTTTGGAAGATTCATTTAATACCTCGAAAGGATTTGTTGAAGATTCATACGGAGTGTTGTGGAGCCTGGGCGAATATTTCAATGTAAGATATTACGATGAAACTATCCCTGATTGGATTGTTGTTCCATTGACAGGATGGGGTAGCCAAATAAAAAAGGATCTGACAAATAATGGTTCAATATGGGCTTCAACTGACTTCGAGTTATTGCGTACCGATGGAAGCTCTTCGTTCTCTCGTACTCCGAGTGATTTCCCTGGTTCGGCCGCTTCATTCACTGGCTTAGCCGTTGATGATAGTGATATAGTTTGGATTGGAACGTGGACGCAATTTACAGTTAGTGGTAGTACGCTTATCCGCCTCAATGCGAACAACGGTTCTTACACGGTGTTTCAACATGATCTGGGCTGGCCGTTTCCCGGCGAACACGTA belongs to Ignavibacteriales bacterium and includes:
- a CDS encoding T9SS type A sorting domain-containing protein: MKSFLSQQSFRTLALVFALVLSVFSLEVQAQNDNVSVSINTLIDQGGSSMNYELTLENRGTVNESFDMWIVVTGPNGYNDLVMNRHFNFRPGRIIIRTRPYMIQGADLGIFTFTINAGTFATGTLIDTDFDTYTRTSVSANEVQINKDIDLTGVPDKMMLVANYPNPFNPSTTISYGLNEDANVSIIIYNALGQEVTTLINTQQTKGFHSVVWNGRDNSGNQVTSGIYFYRMITGNFVEVKKMLLNK
- a CDS encoding T9SS type A sorting domain-containing protein; this encodes MAGNAGPGVGGFEKFDGIRWIGFNNENYGLGYPFPFPTDNTEVIYYRSSNSEIIVNPMYNYLHTWDGSNYTSLNYPLDRSKGVVEDSQNRLWSLGEYYNLSYYNDAGNNWTAVPFMGWGANIMKDSDRPGTIWACSGYQVLRTDGTYNFSKVVDDFSELNPQSDFLTTVVPLLGGFAWVGTNQGLAKVNTNDGTYQFYAPSNSQIPGESITPLAVTPDGRLWFANFGSTTTSTYGLCWFDGTEFGIFPQQQIGGLPHAQIYDLEVKNIQDGYELWISCASRGAAVLTILGTVIPVELSSFEVNLDDKNVQLFWQTATETNNSGFVVEKSQMSNVKAQMDWNVIAFVPGFGTTTEPKSYSFIDENLSAGKYQYRLKQIDFDGSYDYSYAIEVEITTPTEFSLEQNYPNPFNPTTTISFSLPETGYTSLKVYDILGNEVANLVNEVKDAGIYKVQFDGSNLSSGVYVYQLQTGDYIATKKIQMIK
- a CDS encoding sigma-54-dependent Fis family transcriptional regulator; this translates as MNDSNEAIKIVQSKKFDLIITDLKMKGVTGLDILRAAKNKFRDSKVIMISGYGTIEASVQAIKDGAIDFLEKPFTSTKLFDCINNALDKDISSSKDSDDESGDQKNIEGIIYQSKKIDELITVIKRTASENVTILLTGESGTGKELFARAIHNLSPRKKNPFVPVNCGALPPELFESELFGHERGAFTGAVKTKLGLLEFANSGTFFFDEIGDLNHPLQIKLLRMLEERKIRRVGGQNEIEIDVRIIAATNKNLEKEVAEKRFREDLYYRLDSIRINIPPLRERQEDITPLANHFINNYCIRDDKQAKYFSQDAEAVLKNYSWPGNVRELQNVISRVYYLSSGDTIQKDDLPVNMVDAQQSIKSEFLTLQYKDAKDAITEKFELEFLTYHLKKNNGNISKTADACGLDRRSIHRLINKYNIIYKEEE
- a CDS encoding response regulator transcription factor, which gives rise to MKILLITNDRQIIELIQQNTHGTENELFINSDTHDPLEVHSSVHRIHPSLMIIDDDFLNPNSVRIIRSLKDINKNFKIIFITSNEGLELGKEISQIGVYYYALKPIQPNELIQAVQSVIKLNKSSVQIN
- a CDS encoding HAMP domain-containing protein, whose translation is MIHSVRGKFILFSTLFITLSVGVPLFFLVNQIDKNFEQRSKAMLMTTLDMLHYGLYHVMTIGEHKDVQGIVDGISLNTSIKNLRLYDHSGKILYSSNQKEIGTNINTIDPKHAYFGESEEWKIKFLKKEGSYSASEPLLNKELCQNCHGDKKVIAFIDVDANLTKAELQFNTGVTHIIFLGIAVTLLLISGLFIIFNKFVNTPIKKFTAALDEVGRGNLSLKLDDQKSDEFGTLHKDFNSMVTTIRDSKTKLEEMHLEQLQRTDKLVTLGELTSETAHEINNFSAIIMSRVDYLALAFQQDNNLKKYSEDLEVILKQINNINHITGNILKHSKQSSKSNEAIDLLKVIDESISLLNPLIRKKDIKLIKKYDVSNSLINGNSLLLEQAFTNLILNSLDFLEKDGEIIISIREVTDDKLLELTISDNGCGIEEKYLDQIFSPFFTTKTKERGTGLGLYIVKKICDKHNASIKCSSVFGGGTTFTIIFKTRW
- a CDS encoding T9SS type A sorting domain-containing protein produces the protein MMDQYNNIYLAAGTLFEMAVCKVNSDGTSAYTITTSGSYANAFTLGNDYSVYVVGGTTAKINQTIPISTVMHVGAQTVTRELSGRAKYRGVDQVLVLDENNQPVAGVTVRANYTGPTNGRTSAVTGADGIAILYSKFMRNPVGTWCFEVISLTKSGFTYDPNGNVITTQCESAEVLTKEEIEINDYNLEAYPNPFNPTTTISFSLPETGYTSLKVYDILGNEVADLVNEVKDAGIYKVQFDGSNLSSGVYVYQLQTGDYIATKKIQMIK